The following nucleotide sequence is from Micromonospora sp. WMMD1120.
ACGAGGTGACGTGCACGCGGTGGTGGCCGGTGGCGAGCCGGCCGAGGGTACGCAGGGTGTCCGCTCGGATGATCTCGACGTCCAGTCCGCGGGGCAGGGTCCGGGCGATCGACGTGCTCGCGTAGTCGAGCCCGGGCACCGCCCGGTAGACCGAGGCGACCACCGTGATGATCTCCGGGTCGAGCAGCGGGCAGTCGGCGGTGAACCGCATGACCGCGTCGCCCGGGTGCGCGTCGAGGGCGCCCACGAACCGGTCCAGCACGTCGTCGATCGGCCCGCGGTGACACGGGACGTCCAACCGTTCGCACTCGGTGACCACCGCGTCGTCGACCGCGTCCGTGCTGGTGGCGACCACCAGGTCGGCCAGGACGCCGCTGTCGCGGGCGGCGCGCACCACCCGGCCCAGCACGGTACGACCGGCGAGAGGGCGGAGCACCTTGCCGGGCAGTCGGGACGATCCCATCCGGGCCTGCACGATGCCGACGATTCGTGGCGCCGCGTCGCCGGTCACTGCTGCTCCTCCCGCTTGGGGGCGAGCACGGCGGTGGCCCGGCGCTTGGCGGCGCGCGCGCCGCGCTTGGCCAACCGGGCGGGGGTGATGGCGAGTCGGCCCACCCGGTAGCTGATCGACCCGCTGAGCAGGCCGATGGTGGTCTCGGCCCGGCGCAGCGCGCGTTCCCGCGAGGTGAGCAGTTCCTCGGTCCACGCGGTCAGCGCGGCGAGCCGGGTGAGTTCCTCCCGCTGGCGCAGCCACGCCTCGCGTAGCTGCTGGTAGCTCTGCGCGCCGACCGGCGGGTCGGTCGGGGTGACGGCGTGCAGCTCGGCGGCGAGGTCGATCCGGCCGTCCGGGTCCAGGCCGTGCAGGGCGGCGGCGATGGCCGCCTCGGTCTCCACCGCCTCGGTGACTGTCGCCCGGTCCAGATCGTGGCCGGCGACACCGGCGAGCACCACGGTGAGGCCGGCGACGTCGAGCGTGGACGGCCACGGGTGGGCGTACCCGCCGGTGAGCAGTCCCGTCGCGAAGCGCCACAGGCCCCGGGCGAGCACCACGTCGGCGGGCAGCGCGGCGGTGGCCCGCCAACTCGGGTCGAGCACCGCGTACCGCTCGCCGTCGACCACCACGTTGTCGGTGCCGGCCAGCGCCGCCGCTCCGGCGATCCGACCGTCGGCGTCGGCCTGGTCGGCGAGCCAGCCCGCGTACCCGTGCAGCAGGGTGCGCAGGGCGGCCAGGTCGCGACGCACGGCGGCGTCGAGCAGCAGGGTACGCAGCAGCCGGCCGGACGGCACCGGCCCGGACAGCGCGTCCGGGTCCCGGTAGGCGGCCTCGCGGCTGGCGAAGGGCGCCACGACGGGGGCGTCCACGCCGGTGACAGCGGTGAGCCCCCAGCGCGGCCCGGAGGGGCCGTGCAGCACCTCCAGCACGCCGATGCCGGGGCGGCCGGTCTGCACCAACGCCACCGGCAGGTCCCCGTCGGCGCTCGACGGGGTCGGGTCGGCGGGCCGGCGGGCGAGCGTCAGCCAGCCCGGCGCGAGGTCGGCGGCCCGCCCGGCGTGCAGCGCGTCCACCGCCAGCCGCGCCGGGTCCTGGAGAACGGTGGCGCTGGCGAAACCGCCCGCGCAGGCTCCGTGCAGCACCGCGTCGAACAGGCCGGAGCCCGCGTCGCGGTCGAGGTGGTCGGCGTCGAGCAGCGCCGTCGGGGTGCTGGCATCGGGGTACGCGGCCCAGCACGCGACCGGTCGCAGACCGGCAGTGGTCAGCCGTTCGCGCAGGTGGTCGCGGTTGGTCGGGTGGGCGCGGTCCAGCACGCCGCCGATCGTCCAGGCGGAGTCGTCCCGGCGGGCGTACCAGGGGGTGGTGTCGACCAGCCGGTGCAGGCCGAGCGGGTTGTCCAGGCGCAGCAGCAGGGCGCCGCCCGGTCGCACCGCGGCGACGAGCCGGGCCAGCACCGCGTCCCAGCCGAGCGGCGTGCCCTCCACCGACTCCACCGGGTCCAGCCCGGCGGCGGCGATCACCACGTCGTACGTCTCGTCGGGCAACCCGGCCACGCCACCGACCACCAGGTGGGCGGCCCGGTCGGCCAGCGCCACCGCGTCCGGGTGGCTGCGCAGCAGGCAGGTCACCTCGGCGTGGCGGAGCTGGTCGAGCAGCGCCGGATCGTGCGGTCCGGCCAGCAGCACCCGGGCGCCCGGAGGCACCAGGCGTACGGCCAGGGCGGCGAGCGGACCACCGTGGGCCAGCCGTTCCTGCGGCAGGTCCGACCAGGCCAGCATCTCGCCGCCCGGCAGGGTGATCCGGTCGGCGGGCGCCGTCTCAGTCGTCACGGTCTTCCTCTTCCTCCTTGAGGTTCGCCCACCCGAGCAGCTCGCGCAGTTCGGCAGGCGTGCAGCGGTGGTCGGTGCCCAGCTCGGCGCGGGCGATCTGGACGGCGGTGGGCAGGTCGACGGCGGTGCCGTGCAGCTCCGGCCACTGTCGCCGGATCCGGGCGGTGCCGCCGAAGGTCGGGTCCTCGTTGGACAGGATCATCGGGTCGCCGTACACGGCCGGTTCACACCCCGCCGCGATGCCGTAGAAGATCGCGCTGGTCAGCCGGTTGGACGCGACCCGCCGGTGCCGACGCAGCTCGGTCAGCTGCTTGTCGAGGAAGTACGGGTCGGTGTCCTTCCACCAGTGCCCCCGGTAGCCGTGGCAGATCACCCGGAACCCGGCCCGTTCGTAGAGCCGGCGCACGTGGCGCATCCGGTACTCGTGCCAGTAGAGGCAGACGGTGACCGGGCCGGGCTCGGTGTCCTTGATGAGCGCGATCAGCGAGCGGTGGTCGCCCTTGACGTGCTGGCCCTCCCAGCCGTGGAAGGGGTACCAGATGGTGCCCTCCCGCTGCTCGGCCGGTGCTTCCTCCGGTCGCATGGCCAGCAGGTAACTGAACGGCGCGCCGATGACGACCACGTTGCGCCGCCCCACCGACCAGGCCCGGCGGCGGGTCTGCTCGGACCAGAGCAGGCTGGGGGTGTACTCGGCGTACGGGTGGCCGGGGGCCAGGCCGTCGCCGATGTTCCAGCCGTGCTGCACGTACCCGTTGATCCGCGGTGGGTGCCGGTCGCCGAGGCCGGCGTAGCGGGCCAGCACGTGGGCGTGACCGTAGAAGTGGTTGGCGTGGTGCATCAGGTTCCCATCAGGCGGCGGAGCGCACCGCGCCGAACCGCAGCGCGGCGGTCAGCGCCTCGATGACGCGGTCCTGGTCGGCGTCGCTGAGCCCCGGGTAGAGCGGCAGCGACAACTGCTGGGAGTAGAACGACTCGGCCACCGGACAGGACCCGCGCCGGTAGCCCAGGTCGGCGAAGGCCG
It contains:
- a CDS encoding glycosyltransferase family protein, translated to MTGDAAPRIVGIVQARMGSSRLPGKVLRPLAGRTVLGRVVRAARDSGVLADLVVATSTDAVDDAVVTECERLDVPCHRGPIDDVLDRFVGALDAHPGDAVMRFTADCPLLDPEIITVVASVYRAVPGLDYASTSIARTLPRGLDVEIIRADTLRTLGRLATGHHRVHVTSYAYTHPELFRVLGVTLTPDRSALRLTLDTEQDWALVSAIVDHFGDVNVPLAKLADWLHGQPGLRALNAGVRQKPLEES
- a CDS encoding class I SAM-dependent methyltransferase, with amino-acid sequence MTTETAPADRITLPGGEMLAWSDLPQERLAHGGPLAALAVRLVPPGARVLLAGPHDPALLDQLRHAEVTCLLRSHPDAVALADRAAHLVVGGVAGLPDETYDVVIAAAGLDPVESVEGTPLGWDAVLARLVAAVRPGGALLLRLDNPLGLHRLVDTTPWYARRDDSAWTIGGVLDRAHPTNRDHLRERLTTAGLRPVACWAAYPDASTPTALLDADHLDRDAGSGLFDAVLHGACAGGFASATVLQDPARLAVDALHAGRAADLAPGWLTLARRPADPTPSSADGDLPVALVQTGRPGIGVLEVLHGPSGPRWGLTAVTGVDAPVVAPFASREAAYRDPDALSGPVPSGRLLRTLLLDAAVRRDLAALRTLLHGYAGWLADQADADGRIAGAAALAGTDNVVVDGERYAVLDPSWRATAALPADVVLARGLWRFATGLLTGGYAHPWPSTLDVAGLTVVLAGVAGHDLDRATVTEAVETEAAIAAALHGLDPDGRIDLAAELHAVTPTDPPVGAQSYQQLREAWLRQREELTRLAALTAWTEELLTSRERALRRAETTIGLLSGSISYRVGRLAITPARLAKRGARAAKRRATAVLAPKREEQQ